Proteins from one Camelina sativa cultivar DH55 chromosome 8, Cs, whole genome shotgun sequence genomic window:
- the LOC104707248 gene encoding uncharacterized protein LOC104707248: MLGNSLASPLATLCSAKCVRHSSVYSDLVTYNNVLPLSLNSSYHGVIGGVRTSLVSRNKWVVFCSTTQVETSKEEDPKTWEECKEALSCFDFSIEEKDKILGKAFGHVHSPYWTEERAKENPKVETLNQILEFLRSLGLSDEDLHKVMKKFPEVLGCSLEEEMKPNIGILENQWGISGKQLKNLLLRNPKVLGYNVDCKGDCIAQCTRCWVRF, encoded by the exons ATGCTAGGAAACTCTTTAGCTTCACCTTTGGCAACATTGTGTTCGGCGAAATGCGTCCGTCACTCTTCTGTATAT TCTGATCTTGTAACATACAATAATGTATTACCATTGAGCCTGAACTCGTCGTATCATGGTGTCATTGGAGGAGTAAGAACATCTCTTGTTTCACGAAACAAATGGGTAGTGTTTTGTTCAACAACACAAGTTGAAACCTCTAAGGAAGAAGATCCAAAGACATGGGAAGAATGTAAAGAAgctctttcttgttttgatttcaGTATAGAGGAGAAAGACAAGATACTAGGAAAAGCGTTTGGTCATGTCCACTCGCCGTACTGGACTGAAGAGCGAGCGAAAGAGAATCCAAAGGTGGAAACTTTGAATCAAATACTTGAGTTTCTTAGGAGTCTCGGTTTATCAGACGAAGATCTACATAAGGTGATGAAGAAGTTCCCGGAAGTACTCGGTTGCAGCTTAGAAGAGGAGATGAAACCAAACATTGGGATTTTGGAAAACCAATGGGGGATTTCGGGTAAGCAACTAAAGAACCTGTTGCTTCGGAATCCGAAAGTGTTGGGATACAATGTGGATTGTAAAGGAGATTGTATTGCTCAATGCACTCGGTGTTGGGTTCGGTTTTAG
- the LOC104707247 gene encoding gibberellin-regulated protein 2-like, translating to MASLRCQLVLLLIIVCLTTYELHVHAADGAKVGEGVVKIDCDGKCKGRCSKSSRTKLCLRACNSCCSRCNCVPPGTAGNHHLCPCYASITTRGGRLKCP from the exons ATGGCAAGCTTAAGATGTCAACTGGTTCTGTTACTAATCATTGTCTGTCTCACCACTTATGAG CTTCACGTTCATGCTGCTGATGGCGCAAAGGTTGGTGAGGGCGTAGTGAAAATCG ACTGCGATGGGAAATGCAAAGGTAGATGCAGCAAATCGTCGAGAACGAAACTGTGCTTGAGAGCATGCAACAGCTGTTGTTCCCGCTGCAACTGTGTGCCACCTGGTACTGCCGGAAACCACCATCTTTGTCCTTGCTACGCCTCTATTACCACTCGCGGTGGCCGTCTCAAATGCCCTTAA
- the LOC104709572 gene encoding uncharacterized protein LOC104709572, with protein sequence MGNIMMLSKLLCTSLDMSTVYHPQTDGQTEVTNRALVYGFIPLGPLDLTTLLDQSLFHGQVADFIEDLQDVHKQAKLRLEDSSSKYKAAADTKRLVLEFNPGDLVWVYLTKERLPLKEYNKIFISEDWSCRSCGAYQCKCLPGSSSAALRTSNVFNVKHLSPYRGDNDELDSRPNPSPPGGT encoded by the exons atgggtaatataatgatgttatcaaagCTCTTGTGTACGAGTTTAGACATGAGTACGGTTTATCACCCGCAAACGGATGGGCAAACAGAAGTTACTAACCGTGCTCTTG TCTATGGTTTCATTCCTCTTGGTCCTTTGGACCTTACTACGCTACTAGATCAGTCTCTCTTTCATGGTCAGGTCGCCGACTTCATTGAAGATCTACAAGACGTGCACAAACAAGCCAAGTTGCGCCTAGAAGATTCTTCGAGCAAATATAAGGCTGCAGCTGATACTAAGCGTCTTGTTTTGGAGTTCAACCCGGGAGATTTGGTGTGGGTTTACCTGACCAAGGAGCGCTTACCTCTCAAGGAATACAACAAAATTTTCATCTCGGAAGATTGGTCCTGTCGAAGTTGTGGAGCGTATCAATGCAAATGCTTACCGGGTTCTTCTTCCGCCGCATTGCGTACGTCCAATGTGTTCAATGTGAAGCACTTATCTCCATATCGTGGGGACAATGACGAGCTGGATTCGAGGCCTAATCCTTCTCCACCTGGAGGGACCTGA